A genomic segment from Nicotiana sylvestris chromosome 1, ASM39365v2, whole genome shotgun sequence encodes:
- the LOC104241152 gene encoding uncharacterized protein, which yields MYGTFKIKHKNSIAHRVQMNGPVEAANKNVKKILRKIVDNNKQWHNNLPFALLGYRTTVHTSIGATPYLLVYDTEAVIPAEVEIPSVRILQEAELSDAEWVQSRYEQLALIDGKRMNAVVHDQFYHSRMARAFNKKVRPRQFTPGQLVLKRIFSHQDEAKGKFSPNW from the coding sequence ATGTATGgaactttcaagatcaagcataagaattccataGCACATAGGGTGCAAATGAATGGAcctgtagaagctgccaacaaaaacgtcaaaaagatattgaggaaaatagTAGATAATAACAAACAATGGCACAATAATCTACCATTTGCTTTGCTGGGATATCGTACCACAGTTCACACATCAAttggagcaactccttatttattggtttaCGATACTGAAGCGGTTATCCCTgccgaagtagaaatcccttctgtAAGAATcttacaagaagctgagctcagtgatgcagaatgggtacAAAGCCGCTATGAACAACTAGCCCTCattgatggaaagagaatgaatgcagtagtTCACGATCAATTCTACCACAGCAGAATGgcaagagctttcaacaaaaaggtcagaccaaggcaattcacaccggggcagttgGTGCTAAAGCGAATTttctcgcatcaagatgaagctaaagggaaattttcacccaattggtag
- the LOC104241151 gene encoding pentatricopeptide repeat-containing protein At3g06920 produces MRLQLINRGLRSQYDLKSTSVFANCKRFCVSNNGYSNLDRPVSSVIPERNPEFPNRPEYVQNGVDNVHGWSEAFSSKLEGVRQAVDNVCKILQSGPWGPSVEIALSKCDENPSTELVTGVLRRLDDVNVALNYFRWAEKKTLQAHCPEAYNSLLMVMARSRNFEYLEQILEEISLAGFGPSNTVSIELVAGCVKKRKLKEAFDIIQTMRKFKIRPAFSAYTTLIGALSAVQEPDLMLTLFHQMQELGYEVNVHLFTTVIRAFAREGRVDAALSLLDEMKSNAFDADIVLYNVCIDCFGKAGKVDMAWKFFHELKAHGILPDDVTYTSMIGVLCKANRLNEAVDLFEQLEFNRTVPCAYAYNTMIMGYGSAGKFDEAYNLLERQRQKGSIPSVIAYNSLLTCLGKKQRVDEALRIFQEMRKDAAPNLSTYNILIDMLCRAGKLDDALEIRDTMKAVGLFPNVLTVNIMIDRLCKAQQLNEACSIFESMDHKVCSPNEFTFCSLIDGLGRQGRVDGAYRLYEQMLDFDLTPNAIVYTSLIRNFFKCGRKEDGHKIYKEMVRRGTSPDLTLLNTYVDCVFKAGETEKGRSIFEEIKTWGFTPDVRSYSILIHGLIKAGCARETYELFYAMKEQGYVLDTFAYNTVIDGFCKSGKVNKAYQLLEEMKVKGLDPTVVTYGSVIDGLAKIDRLDEAYMLFEEAKSKGIPLNVVIYSSLVDGFGKVGRIDEAYLIMEELMQRGLSPNVYTWNCLLDALVKAEEIDEALVCFKSMKELKCTPNTFTYSIIINGLCRVRKFNKAFVFWQEMQKEGLKPNMITYTTMISGLAKAGNVSEADKLFQKFKGKGGIPDSACYNTMIEGLSIANRAMEAYELFEETRLRGCNIYTKTCVILLDALHKAECLEQAAIVGAILREIAKSQHASRSL; encoded by the exons ATGAGGTTACAATTGATTAACAGAG GATTGAGATCTCAGTACGATTTAAAAAGCACCTCTGTATTTGCTAATTGCAAGAGGTTCTGCGTTTCCAATAATGGATATTCCAACTTGGATAGACCTGTCAGTTCCGTCATTCCAGAGAGGAACCCTGAATTTCCAAACAGGCCGGAGTATGTGCAAAATGGAGTAGATAACGTGCATGGGTGGAGTGAGGCCTTTTCAAGCAAATTGGAGGGTGTAAGGCAAGCAGTGGATAATGTTTGCAAGATCTTGCAGAGTGGTCCTTGGGGACCTTCCGTGGAGATTGCTTTATCTAAATGTGATGAAAATCCTAGCACTGAGTTGGTCACTGGAGTATTAAGGCGGCTAGACGATGTCAATGTTGCATTAAACTACTTCCGATGGGCTGAGAAGAAAACTCTCCAAGCACATTGTCCAGAAGCATATAATTCACTTCTCATGGTAATGGCCAGGAGTAGAAATTTTGAATATCTGGAACAAATTCTGGAAGAAATTAGTCTTGCTGGATTTGGCCCATCTAACACTGTATCGATTGAGTTGGTTGCAGGCTGTGTAAAGAAGCGAAAACTGAAAGAAGCTTTTGATATAATTCAAACCATGAGAAAGTTTAAGATTCGCCCTGCATTTTCTGCATATACAACTCTAATAGGTGCGCTCTCTGCTGTTCAAGAACCTGATCTCATGCTCACCCTCTTTCATCAGATGCAAGAATTAGGATATGAAGTAAATGTACATTTATTCACGACAGTAATTCGAGCTTTTGCTAGGGAGGGCCGAGTTGATGCTGCTCTCTCCTTGTTGGATGAGATGAAAAGCAATGCTTTTGATGCAGATATTGTCCTCTATAATGTTTGCATCGACTGTTTTGGTAAGGCTGGCAAAGTTGATATGGCCTGGAAATTCTTTCATGAGTTGAAGGCGCATGGTATTTTGCCTGACGATGTGACATATACCAGTATGATTGGGGTTCTTTGCAAAGCTAATAGATTGAATGAAGCTGTAGACTTGTTTGAGCAGTTGGAATTCAACAGGACCGTTCCATGTGCATATGCTTATAACACCATGATCATGGGTTATGGATCCGCTGGAAAATTTGATGAAGCATATAATTTGCTTGAGAGACAAAGACAAAAAGGTTCCATACCAAGCGTGATTGCATACAATAGTCTTCTTACTTGCCTTGGGAAGAAACAGAGAGTTGACGAGGCATTAAGGATATTTCAGGAGATGAGAAAAGATGCTGCACCTAATCTTTCTACCTATAATATTCTCATAGACATGCTCTGCAGGGCAGGGAAGCTTGATGATGCGTTAGAAATTCGTGACACCATGAAGGCAGTTGGCTTGTTTCCTAATGTATTGACTGTGAATATAATGATCGATCGTCTATGTAAGGCTCAACAACTTAATGAAGCTTGTTCTATCTTCGAATCTATGGATCATAAAGTTTGTTCACCAAATGAATTCACATTTTGTTCTCTGATAGATGGCCTGGGTAGGCAAGGGAGAGTCGATGGTGCATACAGACTCTATGAACAAATGTTGGATTTTGATCTTACTCCTAATGCCATTGTCTATACATCTCTTATCAGGAACTTCTTCAAGTGTGGAAGAAAGGAAGATGGCCACAAAATTTACAAGGAGATGGTCCGCCGAGGAACTTCTCCTGACCTTACCCTCCTTAACACTTATGTGGATTGTGTTTTCAAAGCAGGTGAAACAGAGAAAGGTAGGTCTATTTTCGAGGAAATCAAGACTTGGGGATTCACTCCAGATGTCCGGAGCTATTCTATACTAATCCATGGCCTCATAAAAGCCGGCTGTGCTCGTGAGACATatgagcttttctatgcaatgAAGGAACAGGGGTACGTGCTGGATACTTTTGCTTATAATACTGTCATAGATGGATTTTGCAAATCAGGTAAAGTGAATAAAGCTTATCAGCTGCTTGAAGAGATGAAAGTAAAAGGTCTTGACCCGACCGTAGTAACATATGGTTCTGTCATTGATGGGCTTGCCAAGATTGACAGACTTGACGAAGCTTACATGCTTTTTGAAGAAGCAAAATCTAAAGGTATTCCATTAAATGTGGTTATATATAGTAGTCTAGTAGACGGATTTGGTAAAGTGGGTAGAATAGATGAAGCATATCTAATTATGGAAGAATTGATGCAAAGAGGCTTGTCACCAAATGTATACACGTGGAATTGTTTGCTTGATGCGTTGGTGAAGGCTGAAGAAATAGACGAAGCCCTCGTATGCTTCAAGTCGATGAAGGAGTTAAAGTGCACTCCAAATACTTTTACTTATAGCATCATCATTAATGGTCTCTGTAGAGTAAGAAAATTCAATAAAGCATTTGTATTTTGGCAAGAGATGCAGAAAGAAGGACTAAAGCCCAATATGATCACCTATACGACCATGATCTCTGGGCTTGCAAAGGCGGGAAATGTATCAGAGGCTGATAAACTCTTCCAGAAATTCAAGGGCAAAGGAGGTATACCAGATTCTGCTTGTTACAACACTATGATAGAGGGGCTAAGCATCGCAAACAGGGCGATGGAGGCATATGAGCTATTTGAAGAAACACGATTAAGAGGAtgtaatatatatacaaaaactTGTGTTATTCTTTTAGATGCATTACACAAGGCAGAATGTCTTGAGCAGGCAGCAATTGTGGGTGCTATATTGAGAGAAATTGCAAAATCGCAGCATGCTTCAAGATCTTTATAA